In one Leishmania major strain Friedlin complete genome, chromosome 21 genomic region, the following are encoded:
- a CDS encoding putative U4/U6 small nuclear ribonuclear protein, translated as MTSHQSTYVRVAPSPRFKDSQTPASSELIQLRVQHMLPQTTQRAKERVGNLKRLYAVPHALLLREHATAMAATLHRLRLVKAVRNIKVLGAGGGSNVVAGALCLPFHSCAALPAVPAVVSGDSGSSSPSSVCVLTGSADGLLTLWDAQNCTPLRSQSTYADSHGWGRVKSVVVHPQQQGGASAASATSFAFTASMFQRVVRVWRVTLGGGDSDAPDQDSGALLQPLTTSPIKSAETVDNSSGGDAGGLQQLALDPTGALLAATHAAGIVHVWDARAVLEGTSSSAAASPVADTSPLTHLYAQDGYETAGATLGIAFHPDGSLLTTSDAGGRIVAWDTRSGQLAFHTGGRVGGHLRAALCVAWSPCGVRVASGGGDGVVHLYDARKLSKAGLGPHNDSGGGAAPFQLLGHDDAVTSLSFYANPLSSGGHGALSQVLPIGLVTTSLDHTVRIWDADTGLCVRTLDAGMPLYAQCRPQLPPVSPRFASSTAIMVVGHSKNWLLYDVDMADEVADEVVVAGGSGITVTENDIVVSAHGSAKDMRFSVLTSYVSRPTNNNEETDSGSSDDDDEMMTLRKKPPPPQGLVKSAAASALQNGGHDKEDDSDEDEMEMLRKKK; from the coding sequence ATGACCTCTCACCAAAGCACGTACGTGCGCgtggcgccatcgccgcgctTCAAGGATTCGCAGACACCGGCGTCGAGTGAGCTCATCCAGCTGCGGGTGCAGCACATGCTGCCGCAGACAACGCAACGCGCGAAGGAGCGGGTGGGAAACCTGAAGAGACTCTATGCGgtgccgcacgcgcttcttCTGCGCGAGCACGCGACGGCTATGGCAGCGACcctccaccgcctgcgcctcgtcAAGGCGGTGCGCAACATCAAAGTTCTAGGAGCCGGCGGCGGTAGCAACGTTGTCGCCGGCGCGCTCTGCTTACCGTTCCACTcctgtgcagcgctgcccgccgtgccggcggtggtcagcggcgacagcgggtCTTCCAGTCcttcgtctgtgtgtgtgctgaccGGATCTGCAGATGGTCTCCTTACGCTGTGGGATGCACAGAACTGCACCCCGCTGCGCAGCCAATCCACGTACGCCGACTCGCACGGATGGGGCCGTGTCAAGTCGGTTGTAGTtcacccgcagcagcagggcggaGCAAGCGCGGCCTCGGCCACGTCGTTCGCGTTCACGGCGAGCATGTTTCAACgtgtcgtgcgtgtgtggcgggtGACATtgggtggcggtgacagTGATGCGCCGGACCAAGACTCTGGCGCACTGCTACAGCCCCTGACAACATCCCCCATCAAGTCTGCCGAGACGGTGGACAACAGCTCTGGTGGCGACGCTGGGGGCCTACAGCAGCTGGCCCTGGACCCTACAGGCGCCCTCCTCGCAGCAACGCACGCCGCCGGGATCGTGCATGTGTGGGATGCGCGGGCTGTGCTCGAGGGCACGTCATCgtccgcagcagcgagcccCGTCGCGGACACGTCTCCACTCACACATCTCTACGCGCAGGACGGCTATGAGACGGCCGGGGCCACCCTCGGCATCGCTTTTCATCCGGACGGTTCGCTGCTCACGACAAGCGACGCCGGCGGTCGCATTGTTGCCTGGGACACACGCAGCGGCCAGCTTGCCTTCCACaccggcggccgcgttggCGGGCACCTGCGAGCCGCGCTGTGTGTGGCGTGGTCTCCTTGCGGCGTGCGCGTTGCgtcgggcggcggcgatggtgtcGTGCACCTCTACGATGCCCGTAAGCTGAGCAAGGCGGGGCTGGGGCCGCACAACGActccggtggcggcgctgccccgTTCCAGTTACTCGGTCACGACGACGCTGTCACGTCGCTGAGCTTTTACGCAAACCCCCTCAGCTCCGGTGGCCATGGCGCACTGAGCCAGGTGCTGCCAATCGGCTTGGTGACGACGTCGCTGGACCACACTGTCCGCATCTGGGATGCGGACACGGgactgtgtgtgcgcacccTAGACGCAGGCATGCCTCTCTACGCGCAGTGTCGACCGCAGCTCCCGCCAGTCTCCCCCCGCTTCGCTTCGTCCACGGCGATTATGGTGGTTGGGCACAGCAAGAACTGGCTGCTCTACGACGTCGATATGgcggacgaggtggcggacgAGGTGGTCGTTGCGGGCGGCTCAGGCATCACGGTGACGGAGAACGACATCGTCGTCTCCGCCCACGGCTCCGCTAAAGACATGCGGTTTTCTGTGCTGACCTCGTATGTCAGCCGGCCcacaaacaacaacgaagaaaccgacagcggcagcagcgatgacgacgacgaaatGATGACGCTGCGCaagaagccgccgccgccgcaggggcTGGTGAAGAGTGCAGCTGCCAGCGCACTCCAGAACGGCGGCCACGACAAGgaggacgacagcgacgaggatgagATGGAGATGCTCAGGAAAAAGAAGTga